The genomic window CGGAGCCACCCTCGCCGGTGATGACGACGATGATGGGGACGGTGAGACGGCTCATCTCGCGCAGGTTCCTCGCGATCGCCTCGGCCTGGCCGCGCTCCTCCGCGCCGATGCCGGGGAAGGCGCCCGGGGTGTCAACGAAGGTGATGATGGGGAGCTTGAAGCGCTCGGCCATCTCCATCAGGCGCAGCGCCTTCCGGTACCCTTCCGGGTTCGGCATGCCGAAGTTGCGGAACACCTTCTCCTTGGTGTCGCGCCCCTTCTGGTGACCGATCACCATGACCGGCTCGCCGTCAAGACGGGCAAGGCCGCCTACGATGGCGTGGTCGTCGCCGAAGTTGCGGTCACCGTGCAGTTCTACGAACTCGGTGAAGATCAGGCTCAGGTAATCGAGGGTGAAAGGACGATTGATATGGCGGGCAACCTGGGCCGTCTGCCAGCGGGAAAGATTTGCAAACATGTCTTCGCGCATCTTCTCTGCCTTCTCCTCAAGTTTGGCGACCTCAGCGGAGAGATCGACCCCCTCAGTGGAAAATGCCAGCAGTTCCTGGATCTTCTTGTCCAGTTCCGCCAGCGGCTTCTCAAAATCCAGATAGCTCTGCTGCAATGCCATATATTTCTATCTCCTTGCTTTCAAATAAAATAACCGCATG from Geomonas ferrireducens includes these protein-coding regions:
- a CDS encoding acetyl-CoA carboxylase carboxyltransferase subunit alpha, coding for MALQQSYLDFEKPLAELDKKIQELLAFSTEGVDLSAEVAKLEEKAEKMREDMFANLSRWQTAQVARHINRPFTLDYLSLIFTEFVELHGDRNFGDDHAIVGGLARLDGEPVMVIGHQKGRDTKEKVFRNFGMPNPEGYRKALRLMEMAERFKLPIITFVDTPGAFPGIGAEERGQAEAIARNLREMSRLTVPIIVVITGEGGSGGALAIAVGDRVLMLQHSVYAVISPEGCAAILWSDGTKGAQAAEALKLTAKDIKDLEVIDEIVPEPAGGAHRDHEAMAKNLHEALSRNLKELKAIPADELIEQRYQKFRKMSRFAE